One region of Rhodothermus profundi genomic DNA includes:
- the secD gene encoding protein translocase subunit SecD — MKRNGFKIGITLALLLLCGYYLYPTVRYALLQRKLNRMSEEERAAFMEANYGTIQSLREKALKLGLDLQGGMHVTLEVRVDALIRELATDVDETFEEVLAAARERARFGGVSLIDAFVEEFERRDPNARLSRYFRNPDAGITRRSSNEEVAAYLRQQVEEAVDRAIEIIRDRVDRYGVTEPSIQKQGTRRIVVELPGVDDPERVRRLLRGTARLEFRLMAEPQLLQAALQEIIAYYEPDTTAQADTLAAADTSLAALLGEQSVPERPHNPLLAVMQPVGQGVIFGIVAGPDTAKVNRLLRDPEVRSLLPPGIELLYTANPIGTDEQGRPLYYLLGVRKEVELTGEVITDARVEFDELNRPQVSMTMNSEGARIWARLTGANVGKHIAIVLDNVVYSYPVVNERIPSGRSSITGLDSREEAQDIVTVLKSGALPAPVEIIEERTVGPSLGEASIRAGLRSVLTGLLLVALFMIFYYRTGGMIADLALVLNIIFILGILAAFKATLTLPGIAGIVLTIGMAVDANVLIFERIREEQATGKTLRAAIDLGYSKAFSAIFDANITTFFTGAILYSFGVGPIQGFAVTLMAGIAASLFSAIVITRIIFDYLVLERKLMVSVG, encoded by the coding sequence ATGAAACGCAACGGTTTCAAAATAGGCATTACATTAGCGCTGCTGCTCCTCTGTGGATACTACCTGTATCCAACGGTTCGGTATGCCCTGCTGCAGCGCAAGCTCAATCGCATGTCCGAAGAGGAGCGCGCTGCCTTTATGGAAGCGAACTATGGAACCATCCAGAGCTTGCGTGAAAAAGCGCTGAAGCTGGGACTTGATCTACAGGGGGGGATGCATGTAACGCTGGAGGTGCGGGTCGATGCGTTGATTCGAGAGCTGGCCACGGATGTGGACGAGACGTTCGAGGAGGTACTGGCGGCGGCTCGGGAGCGGGCGCGTTTTGGGGGCGTGTCGTTGATCGATGCCTTTGTAGAGGAGTTTGAGCGGCGCGACCCGAATGCACGTTTATCGCGTTACTTCCGCAACCCGGATGCTGGTATTACGCGGCGTTCGTCCAACGAAGAAGTTGCCGCCTATCTGCGGCAGCAGGTTGAGGAGGCGGTTGACCGAGCTATAGAGATCATCCGGGATCGGGTGGACCGTTATGGCGTGACCGAGCCGTCTATCCAGAAGCAGGGGACGCGACGGATTGTGGTCGAGTTGCCGGGCGTGGATGACCCTGAGCGCGTGCGGCGTCTGCTGCGCGGCACAGCTCGCCTGGAGTTTCGCTTGATGGCGGAGCCCCAGCTACTCCAGGCCGCGCTCCAGGAAATCATCGCATACTATGAACCAGACACGACGGCTCAGGCAGATACGCTGGCCGCTGCGGACACCTCGCTGGCTGCGCTGCTGGGGGAGCAGTCGGTGCCGGAACGTCCGCACAATCCGCTGCTGGCGGTTATGCAGCCCGTGGGACAGGGCGTGATTTTTGGCATTGTAGCTGGCCCGGATACCGCAAAGGTAAATCGGCTGCTGCGAGACCCGGAGGTGCGATCGCTCCTTCCACCAGGTATTGAGCTGCTCTATACCGCCAACCCCATAGGCACCGACGAACAGGGACGGCCGCTGTATTACCTGCTGGGCGTGCGGAAGGAAGTTGAACTGACCGGTGAGGTGATCACAGACGCCCGCGTAGAGTTCGATGAACTGAATCGGCCCCAGGTCTCGATGACCATGAACTCGGAAGGAGCGCGCATCTGGGCGCGGCTGACCGGGGCAAATGTGGGCAAGCATATTGCGATTGTGCTGGACAATGTGGTGTATTCGTATCCTGTTGTTAATGAGCGCATTCCCAGCGGGCGCTCTTCGATTACCGGACTGGATTCGCGGGAGGAGGCCCAGGACATCGTAACCGTGCTGAAGTCCGGCGCGCTGCCCGCACCTGTAGAAATCATTGAAGAGCGCACCGTGGGCCCCAGCCTGGGAGAAGCTTCGATTCGGGCCGGGCTACGTTCTGTGCTGACCGGGCTGCTCCTCGTCGCGCTGTTTATGATCTTCTATTACCGCACGGGGGGCATGATCGCTGACCTGGCGCTGGTGCTCAACATCATTTTTATCCTGGGTATTCTGGCAGCGTTCAAGGCGACGCTGACGCTGCCTGGCATTGCCGGTATCGTGCTGACCATTGGTATGGCCGTCGATGCCAATGTGCTCATTTTTGAGCGCATTCGCGAAGAACAGGCTACCGGCAAGACGCTCCGGGCTGCCATTGATCTGGGCTACTCAAAAGCCTTCAGTGCGATTTTTGATGCCAATATCACCACATTCTTCACCGGAGCAATCCTGTACTCGTTTGGCGTGGGCCCCATTCAGGGGTTTGCGGTAACGCTCATGGCCGGTATTGCGGCATCGCTCTTTAGCGCCATTGTCATTACGCGCATCATCTTTGACTATCTGGTGCTGGAGCGGAAGCTGATGGTCAGTGTAGGCTAA
- the secF gene encoding protein translocase subunit SecF — MRIFENANYAFLRHRKKAYVFSGLLMLLSLVSLVTRGLELGIDFKGGMEFIVSGATAPGATAIREALTPVLGSEPEVKTYGAEDILIRVAAEGDINEVQQQIVETIRQRFPETQPEVVQTNIVGPRFAEDLKRGAIYSILGALLVIFVYILIRFEWRFSLGAVAALFHDVLITLGLFSFLHGWLPFSLEIDQTIIAAFLTIVGYSLNDTVVVFDRIREYMNLFKTKPFEEVVNLSINRTLSRTVITSGTTLLVVVILFIFGGEVLRGFSFALIVGIVIGTYSSIFVASPVVVELRERAAAQRLVTAR, encoded by the coding sequence ATGCGGATATTTGAAAACGCCAATTACGCCTTCCTTCGGCATCGAAAGAAAGCATACGTTTTTTCGGGCCTGCTCATGCTGCTGAGTCTGGTGTCGCTGGTGACGCGCGGACTGGAACTGGGCATTGATTTTAAGGGGGGGATGGAATTCATCGTAAGTGGGGCAACAGCCCCCGGGGCGACCGCTATTCGAGAAGCGCTTACGCCCGTATTGGGATCCGAGCCCGAGGTCAAAACCTACGGGGCAGAGGATATCCTGATTCGCGTTGCTGCGGAAGGCGATATCAATGAGGTGCAGCAACAGATCGTTGAAACTATTCGCCAGCGCTTTCCAGAAACCCAGCCCGAAGTCGTGCAGACTAACATCGTAGGGCCGCGTTTCGCAGAAGACCTGAAACGAGGGGCCATCTACTCAATTCTGGGAGCGCTGCTCGTTATTTTCGTTTACATTCTCATTCGTTTCGAGTGGCGCTTCAGCTTAGGCGCAGTTGCTGCGCTGTTTCATGACGTGCTGATCACGCTCGGGCTGTTTTCCTTCCTGCACGGCTGGCTGCCGTTTTCCTTAGAAATTGATCAGACGATCATTGCGGCGTTTCTGACCATCGTAGGGTACTCGCTCAACGATACGGTGGTGGTCTTCGACCGCATTCGCGAGTACATGAACCTCTTCAAGACAAAGCCGTTTGAGGAGGTGGTGAATTTGTCCATCAATAGAACGCTGAGCCGAACGGTTATTACCTCGGGCACGACCTTGCTGGTTGTCGTGATCCTCTTTATATTCGGAGGGGAAGTGCTGCGGGGATTTTCATTTGCGTTGATTGTAGGTATAGTTATTGGTACGTATTCATCGATTTTTGTAGCCTCGCCTGTAGTGGTTGAATTGCGGGAACGGGCAGCAGCCCAACGTCTGGTAACGGCGCGCTAA
- a CDS encoding STAS domain-containing protein yields MNFSVEERYNAVVISLKGNVMGGPDGVRLHEKIHELIREGKKNVVVDLSKVKFMNSSGLGLLISALTSLRNAGGDLRLANVADRIQSLLVITKLITVFKHYDSVEEAVKSFETDPPVPVEQAT; encoded by the coding sequence ATGAACTTCTCTGTTGAAGAACGTTATAATGCGGTGGTCATCTCGCTGAAGGGAAATGTAATGGGAGGACCCGACGGGGTCAGACTACATGAAAAAATTCATGAGCTGATTCGAGAGGGGAAAAAGAATGTTGTGGTGGATCTGTCGAAGGTGAAGTTTATGAACTCCAGCGGGTTGGGCTTGCTGATCAGCGCACTGACCTCGTTGCGTAACGCAGGAGGGGATTTGCGATTGGCCAATGTAGCAGACCGAATCCAGTCGCTGTTGGTGATCACAAAGCTGATCACGGTGTTCAAGCACTATGATTCGGTGGAGGAGGCTGTGAAAAGTTTTGAGACCGATCCACCTGTTCCGGTAGAGCAAGCAACCTGA
- a CDS encoding adenylosuccinate synthase has protein sequence MPVTVVIGSQWGDEGKGKIVDLLSQEVDIVARYQGGANAGHTICWGDKTFVLHLVPSGIFHEGVTCVIGNGVVLDPVALLEEIRMIRSLGYEVEGRLLISHNAHLIMPYHRKLEEARERFRDADAIGTTRRGIGPAYMDKFARTGIRVVDLLDRDVLRKKLKQAIEEKNAILREVYKAEALDVDAIIEEYVEFDKLIDPYVTDTAEYLNQALREGKHILAEGAQGSLLDVDFGTYPYVTSSHPTVGGCCTGLGIPPTAITRIIGIVKAYCTRVGNGPFPTEQPNEVGNRLREIGHEYGATTGRPRRCGWLDLVALRYSSMINGFTELAITKLDVLTGFETLPVCTRYRYDGKISQRFPSEAHTLEKVEPLYEVLPGWQEDIQGASRLEDLPEAARQYLEFIARFTGVDISLISTGPKREQTIWNGRAVISASV, from the coding sequence ATGCCGGTAACGGTTGTCATCGGAAGCCAGTGGGGCGACGAAGGAAAAGGCAAGATTGTCGACCTGCTCAGTCAGGAAGTGGATATTGTCGCCCGCTATCAGGGTGGGGCCAACGCCGGTCATACGATCTGCTGGGGAGATAAAACGTTTGTGTTGCACCTGGTGCCCAGTGGCATTTTTCATGAGGGCGTTACCTGCGTGATTGGCAATGGGGTCGTGCTCGACCCGGTGGCATTGCTCGAAGAGATTCGCATGATCCGCTCCCTGGGATATGAGGTGGAAGGACGCCTGCTCATCTCGCATAACGCCCACCTCATTATGCCCTATCACCGCAAATTAGAAGAAGCGCGCGAGCGCTTCCGCGATGCCGACGCCATCGGTACAACCAGACGAGGCATCGGTCCGGCCTACATGGACAAGTTCGCCCGCACCGGCATTCGGGTTGTGGACTTGCTCGACCGCGACGTGCTGCGTAAAAAGCTCAAGCAGGCCATCGAAGAAAAAAATGCGATCCTGCGGGAAGTCTATAAGGCCGAAGCACTGGATGTCGATGCGATCATTGAAGAATATGTCGAGTTCGATAAGCTCATCGATCCCTACGTCACTGATACAGCCGAGTATCTGAACCAGGCGCTGCGAGAGGGTAAACACATTCTGGCAGAAGGAGCCCAGGGATCGCTGCTTGATGTGGACTTTGGAACGTACCCGTACGTAACCTCCAGCCATCCGACCGTGGGAGGTTGCTGCACAGGGTTAGGTATTCCTCCAACCGCCATTACGCGCATCATCGGTATTGTGAAAGCATACTGCACCCGGGTAGGAAACGGGCCCTTTCCTACAGAACAGCCCAACGAAGTGGGAAACCGGCTCCGCGAAATAGGGCATGAGTACGGCGCTACAACTGGACGACCCCGACGCTGCGGCTGGCTCGATCTGGTGGCACTTCGCTATTCGTCTATGATTAACGGATTTACGGAGCTGGCTATCACCAAGCTGGACGTGCTAACAGGATTTGAAACGCTCCCGGTTTGCACCCGCTACCGGTACGACGGCAAAATCAGCCAGCGTTTCCCCAGTGAAGCGCACACGCTGGAAAAAGTTGAACCTCTCTATGAAGTGCTGCCCGGATGGCAGGAGGATATTCAAGGAGCCAGTCGCCTGGAAGACCTGCCCGAGGCCGCCCGACAATACCTGGAGTTTATCGCGCGCTTTACAGGCGTAGATATCAGCCTGATCTCCACGGGCCCCAAACGAGAACAGACCATCTGGAATGGGCGCGCCGTTATCTCTGCCTCGGTCTGA
- a CDS encoding class I SAM-dependent methyltransferase has protein sequence MLARYILILKKVLGSKLPARQELLLRMPQGSVCAEIGVYKGDFSEMILEITKPKKLHLIDPWKYQSEATYRQALYGGISRGQAEMDAIYDYVCRRFSKALNDGTIVIHRMPSEAAVDCFPDSYFDWIYIDGNHLYEYVKKDLELYFPKIKAGGFITGDDYGVKGWWNNGVQQAVDEFVKYRRLKLEVLGSQFIIYKPEATERGGLGDSENIKSQPIAGVSLHRKSVWRH, from the coding sequence ATGTTGGCGAGATATATTCTAATTCTCAAGAAAGTTCTGGGAAGTAAGCTGCCCGCCCGGCAGGAATTGCTGCTACGGATGCCCCAGGGATCCGTTTGCGCTGAAATAGGGGTATATAAAGGAGATTTTTCAGAAATGATCTTAGAAATTACAAAACCTAAGAAGTTACACCTCATTGATCCGTGGAAGTATCAATCAGAAGCGACGTATAGGCAAGCACTATATGGTGGGATCAGTAGAGGACAAGCTGAGATGGATGCTATTTATGATTATGTTTGTAGGAGATTTAGTAAAGCATTGAACGATGGGACAATAGTGATTCATAGAATGCCTTCAGAAGCGGCGGTTGATTGCTTCCCTGATAGTTACTTTGACTGGATCTATATAGACGGAAATCATTTATACGAATACGTAAAGAAGGATCTTGAGTTATATTTTCCAAAAATCAAAGCCGGAGGTTTTATTACTGGTGATGACTATGGAGTAAAAGGATGGTGGAATAATGGAGTACAACAGGCTGTCGATGAGTTTGTTAAGTATCGGAGATTGAAGCTAGAAGTCTTGGGAAGCCAGTTTATCATATATAAGCCTGAAGCAACAGAGAGAGGAGGGTTAGGGGATTCTGAAAATATAAAGTCGCAACCGATAGCAGGCGTATCACTACATAGGAAAAGCGTCTGGCGACATTGA
- the ppdK gene encoding pyruvate, phosphate dikinase: MDTKKYVYRFGGGQAEGNKDMRDLLGGKGANLAEMSAIGLPVPPGFTITTEACAYYHAHAGKWPEGLEAQVREGVRHIEQLMNARFGDPANPLLVSVRSGAAISMPGMMDTVLNLGINDQVVEGLARRTNNERFAYDAYRRFIDMFGDVVMGVKHDYFEEVLDALKKEKGVQEDTELDADALKELVRRYKEVYRQHTGSLFPEDPYEQLYKAINAVFASWNSERAVKYRQIHKIRGLLGTAVNVQAMVFGNMGERSGTGVCFTRNPATGENELYGEFLINAQGEDVVAGIRTPRSIAELKQLMPEVYDELLRLARLLERHYKNMQDIEFTVQEGRLFILQTRNGKRTGVAAIKIAVDMVDEGLVDKKTAVRDLVDPEHLDQLLHPRFKNEQAYKDRVIGRGLPASPGAAVGQVVFTAEDAEAWKEQGKQVILVRVETSPEDVGGMHAAEGILTSRGGMTSHAAVVARGWGKPCVAGCGDIVIDYQTKTFRAGDVVVKEGDWISINGSTGEVILGKEELEAPSLSGDFARFMEWVDAFRTLGVRTNADTPQDARKAVEFGAEGIGLCRTEHMFFEGDRILAMREMILASTLEERKAALAKLLPYQKEDFRGIFRAMAGKPVTIRLLDPPLHEFLPHDEKEQQELAEALGIPVETVRAKVEALKEFNPMLGHRGCRLGITYPEITEMQTRAILEAAVELKQEGVEVYPEIMVPLVGTREELEHQRRVIEETAEQVFQEKGERVEYLVGTMIEVPRAALVADQIAEVAEFFSFGTNDLTQLTFGYSRDDAGKFLPYYIEHKILKDDPFQTLDQEGVGQLVRLGTERGRAARPSLKVGICGEHGGDPASVAFCYEVGLDYVSCSPFRVPIARLAAAQAHLRAEARKAREAVAAEAASS; this comes from the coding sequence ATGGACACAAAAAAATACGTGTACCGCTTTGGCGGTGGGCAGGCAGAAGGTAACAAAGACATGCGCGATCTGCTGGGAGGCAAGGGCGCAAACCTTGCGGAGATGAGCGCCATTGGCCTGCCGGTCCCACCGGGTTTTACGATCACGACCGAAGCCTGCGCTTACTATCACGCGCATGCAGGCAAGTGGCCGGAGGGCTTAGAGGCACAGGTGCGCGAAGGCGTCCGGCACATTGAACAGCTCATGAACGCGCGCTTTGGGGATCCAGCGAATCCCTTGCTGGTTTCGGTGCGCAGTGGCGCGGCCATTTCTATGCCGGGCATGATGGATACGGTATTGAACCTGGGCATCAACGACCAGGTCGTTGAAGGGCTTGCCCGGCGCACCAACAACGAGCGTTTTGCTTACGACGCCTATCGCCGCTTCATTGACATGTTCGGAGACGTGGTGATGGGCGTCAAGCATGATTATTTTGAAGAGGTCCTTGATGCCCTGAAAAAGGAAAAGGGGGTTCAGGAAGATACCGAGCTGGACGCCGACGCGCTGAAGGAGCTGGTCCGGCGCTACAAAGAGGTCTATCGCCAGCACACCGGTTCGCTCTTCCCTGAGGATCCATACGAGCAGCTCTACAAAGCTATCAATGCCGTCTTTGCGTCATGGAATAGCGAACGGGCCGTTAAATATCGCCAGATCCACAAAATTCGGGGCCTGCTGGGCACGGCCGTCAATGTGCAGGCGATGGTCTTCGGAAACATGGGCGAGCGGAGTGGGACGGGCGTGTGCTTTACCCGTAATCCGGCCACTGGAGAAAACGAACTCTACGGTGAGTTTCTGATCAATGCTCAGGGAGAGGATGTGGTGGCCGGCATCCGCACGCCCAGAAGCATTGCCGAACTGAAGCAATTGATGCCGGAAGTTTATGATGAGCTGTTGCGGCTGGCTCGTCTGCTTGAGCGGCATTACAAAAATATGCAGGATATCGAGTTTACGGTGCAGGAGGGGCGGCTGTTTATTCTACAGACGCGTAACGGCAAGCGGACGGGCGTGGCGGCCATTAAGATTGCGGTTGATATGGTCGATGAGGGGCTGGTTGACAAAAAGACGGCCGTGCGGGACCTGGTAGATCCCGAGCATCTGGACCAGCTTCTGCATCCGCGCTTTAAGAACGAGCAGGCCTATAAGGACCGTGTGATTGGACGTGGATTGCCGGCTTCTCCCGGTGCTGCTGTCGGGCAGGTTGTTTTTACAGCCGAAGACGCTGAGGCCTGGAAGGAGCAGGGCAAGCAGGTAATTCTGGTGCGGGTGGAGACCAGTCCAGAAGACGTCGGAGGCATGCACGCCGCCGAAGGAATCCTGACCTCGCGCGGCGGCATGACCTCGCACGCGGCCGTGGTAGCCCGTGGTTGGGGGAAGCCCTGCGTAGCAGGTTGCGGTGACATTGTGATTGACTATCAGACAAAGACGTTTCGCGCAGGCGACGTGGTCGTCAAGGAGGGCGACTGGATTTCAATTAACGGATCAACCGGCGAAGTCATCCTGGGCAAAGAGGAATTGGAGGCCCCCTCGCTTTCGGGTGATTTTGCACGGTTCATGGAGTGGGTCGATGCGTTCCGCACCCTGGGCGTGCGCACAAACGCCGACACGCCGCAGGATGCCCGCAAGGCGGTAGAGTTCGGAGCCGAAGGCATCGGCCTGTGCCGCACCGAACATATGTTCTTCGAGGGCGACCGCATCCTGGCGATGCGGGAGATGATTCTGGCTTCGACGCTGGAAGAACGCAAGGCGGCCCTGGCCAAGCTCCTGCCCTATCAGAAGGAAGACTTCCGGGGCATCTTTCGTGCGATGGCTGGCAAACCCGTGACAATCCGTCTGCTGGACCCGCCGTTGCACGAATTCTTGCCCCACGACGAAAAAGAACAGCAGGAGCTGGCCGAAGCGCTGGGCATTCCGGTCGAAACCGTCCGGGCCAAGGTCGAGGCTTTGAAGGAATTCAATCCGATGCTGGGCCATCGCGGTTGCCGCCTGGGCATCACCTATCCGGAAATTACCGAAATGCAGACGCGGGCCATCTTAGAAGCGGCTGTTGAGCTCAAGCAGGAAGGGGTCGAAGTGTATCCCGAGATCATGGTGCCGCTGGTAGGCACCCGTGAAGAACTGGAGCACCAGCGTCGGGTCATTGAAGAAACCGCCGAACAGGTCTTCCAGGAAAAGGGGGAGCGGGTCGAGTACCTGGTAGGTACTATGATCGAAGTACCACGGGCCGCGCTGGTGGCCGACCAGATTGCTGAGGTGGCAGAATTCTTCTCGTTTGGAACGAACGATCTGACGCAGCTTACTTTCGGCTACAGCCGGGATGATGCGGGCAAATTCCTGCCTTATTACATTGAGCACAAGATTCTGAAGGACGATCCGTTCCAGACGCTCGACCAGGAAGGCGTCGGGCAACTGGTCCGCCTGGGAACTGAGCGTGGCCGGGCTGCGCGGCCTTCGCTGAAGGTGGGCATCTGCGGTGAACATGGCGGGGATCCGGCCTCGGTAGCTTTCTGCTACGAAGTCGGGCTGGATTACGTCTCGTGCTCGCCTTTCCGGGTGCCGATTGCGCGACTGGCAGCGGCCCAGGCGCATCTGCGGGCAGAAGCACGTAAAGCCAGGGAAGCCGTTGCAGCAGAAGCAGCTAGCTCCTAG
- a CDS encoding ferritin-like domain-containing protein, which translates to MQGVEKLPQVFKEPERPRTAVYPNAIGLPRPVVEQLLPHLDAFLASLWILYHQYHKHAWLTTGTTYASLAPFFQTCYEQVHESLDRVAARVTLLGGVPTCHPEELVKRSFLTHEPEGAYAVVTMLQHDLRAERELCIQLRGSIALAWELNEHGTRRLLEEVLLGAETRAMQLARFLKDEALTE; encoded by the coding sequence ATGCAAGGTGTTGAAAAATTGCCGCAGGTTTTTAAAGAGCCTGAGCGGCCACGTACGGCGGTGTATCCCAATGCCATAGGTCTGCCCCGGCCGGTCGTTGAGCAACTGCTACCGCATCTGGATGCGTTCCTGGCCTCGCTCTGGATACTCTATCATCAGTACCACAAGCACGCCTGGCTGACTACAGGAACGACCTATGCATCACTGGCGCCTTTCTTTCAGACCTGCTATGAACAGGTGCACGAAAGTCTGGACCGGGTTGCAGCGCGCGTGACATTGCTGGGCGGGGTGCCTACCTGTCATCCAGAAGAACTGGTGAAACGGTCGTTCCTGACCCATGAGCCTGAAGGCGCCTATGCTGTGGTGACAATGCTGCAACACGACCTGCGTGCTGAGCGGGAGCTGTGCATCCAGCTTCGCGGCAGCATTGCGCTTGCATGGGAATTGAACGAACACGGCACGCGCCGATTGCTGGAGGAGGTGTTGCTGGGCGCCGAAACGCGAGCAATGCAGCTAGCACGCTTTCTGAAAGACGAGGCACTAACCGAATGA
- a CDS encoding glycerate kinase type-2 family protein: MPYQDGVADAQAIFRAAVRGAQADVLLTQTPWTTWTPQRLDRYRRIVVVGMGKAAMAMAGMVEQQLTERIGEGLVVVPHGYAQAPLPHGPAPQRIPVMEAGHPVPDKHSVQAARRILELAAGCTEDDLLLVLISGGGSALCTDFEPPVTLADAQHTFRLLLESGADIYQMNTVRKHLSRIGGGRLAQAAAPADVLALVISDVVGDDLSVIASGPTVPDPTTFAEAIAVLRRFGLWHRVPASVRTRLEAGVTDPSLETPKPADPRFARVVTRLIGTNRRALEAAADEARQRGYSVRIVTDRLTGEAREVAPQLVAALRDVRENRPVCLLWGGETTVTVRGRGRGGRNQELALAAALAMEGWEASAVLLSGGTDGRDGPTDAAGAWTTPDTASRARSCGLDPQAYLEDNNAYAFFEALEQLLFTGPTHTNVMDVQVGLRR; encoded by the coding sequence ATGCCCTATCAGGACGGCGTGGCCGATGCGCAGGCCATTTTTCGAGCGGCCGTGCGGGGCGCGCAGGCCGACGTGCTGCTGACGCAGACGCCGTGGACGACCTGGACGCCGCAGAGGCTGGACCGCTACCGACGCATCGTGGTGGTCGGGATGGGCAAAGCCGCAATGGCGATGGCCGGTATGGTCGAACAACAACTAACCGAACGCATCGGCGAAGGCCTCGTGGTGGTTCCACACGGCTATGCGCAGGCGCCGCTCCCGCATGGTCCCGCTCCACAGCGCATTCCGGTAATGGAAGCCGGGCACCCCGTACCCGACAAGCACAGCGTGCAGGCAGCCCGGCGCATTCTGGAACTGGCCGCAGGCTGCACCGAAGACGATCTCTTGCTGGTGCTTATCTCGGGCGGTGGCTCGGCACTCTGCACGGATTTTGAACCGCCCGTGACGCTTGCCGACGCGCAGCATACGTTCCGGCTGCTGCTTGAAAGCGGAGCGGATATCTACCAGATGAACACGGTGCGGAAGCACCTGTCCCGCATCGGAGGCGGACGGCTGGCGCAGGCTGCTGCACCGGCCGACGTGCTGGCCCTGGTGATTTCGGACGTGGTCGGCGATGATCTGTCGGTCATTGCCAGTGGACCGACCGTGCCGGATCCCACCACGTTTGCCGAAGCCATTGCCGTGCTGCGCCGTTTCGGGCTCTGGCATCGGGTGCCGGCATCGGTGCGCACGCGTCTGGAAGCTGGTGTTACGGATCCATCCCTGGAGACGCCCAAGCCGGCCGATCCACGCTTTGCCCGGGTCGTAACCCGTCTGATCGGTACCAACCGCCGGGCGCTGGAGGCAGCTGCCGACGAGGCGCGACAGCGCGGCTACTCGGTACGGATTGTCACCGACCGCCTGACCGGCGAAGCCCGTGAGGTGGCACCGCAGCTGGTAGCAGCGCTCCGGGACGTGCGCGAAAATCGACCTGTATGCTTGCTCTGGGGTGGGGAGACAACCGTCACTGTGCGGGGCCGGGGCAGGGGCGGACGCAATCAGGAGCTAGCACTGGCCGCTGCCCTGGCTATGGAAGGCTGGGAGGCGTCGGCCGTGCTGCTCAGCGGAGGCACCGACGGACGAGACGGCCCTACCGATGCAGCAGGCGCCTGGACAACACCAGACACAGCGTCCCGTGCCCGCTCGTGCGGCCTGGATCCCCAGGCCTACCTGGAGGACAATAATGCGTACGCCTTTTTCGAAGCGCTCGAGCAGCTCCTCTTCACAGGGCCTACGCATACAAACGTCATGGATGTGCAGGTCGGGCTGCGACGCTAA
- a CDS encoding spore maturation protein: METFRTLIETLSLLVLPLLIVGFPLYGLLRRVPVYEAFVEGAREGFDVAVRIIPYLVAILFAIGMFRASGAMDFMIELLRPVLSPLRIPPEVLPMAILRPLTGSGSAAVVLDLIRQYGEDSIIVKIAAVMFGSTETTFYVLVVYFGAVGISRTRHAVPAGLIADVTAMLMAIYLVQWLFAG; encoded by the coding sequence ATGGAGACCTTCCGCACCCTGATCGAGACGCTGTCGCTGCTGGTGCTACCGTTGCTGATTGTCGGCTTCCCACTTTATGGCCTGCTCCGACGTGTGCCGGTTTACGAGGCCTTTGTCGAAGGCGCCCGCGAAGGGTTTGATGTGGCCGTGCGCATCATTCCCTACCTGGTAGCGATCCTGTTTGCCATTGGCATGTTTCGGGCTTCGGGCGCCATGGACTTCATGATCGAGCTACTTCGTCCCGTGCTGAGTCCCCTGCGCATTCCACCCGAAGTGCTGCCCATGGCCATCCTTCGTCCGCTGACCGGCTCTGGCTCGGCCGCGGTAGTGCTTGATCTGATTCGCCAGTACGGGGAAGATTCGATCATTGTCAAGATTGCTGCCGTGATGTTTGGCTCGACCGAGACCACGTTTTACGTACTGGTCGTGTACTTCGGCGCCGTGGGGATTTCACGGACGCGCCACGCCGTCCCGGCTGGACTCATTGCCGACGTTACCGCCATGCTTATGGCCATTTATCTGGTACAATGGCTGTTTGCCGGATAA